A stretch of Deltaproteobacteria bacterium DNA encodes these proteins:
- a CDS encoding sigma-54 dependent transcriptional regulator yields the protein MTLDPPAGDTPPLLLVEDDAAYRRLYRDVLAGAGFEVIEADDRSSARAALETRSFPVVILDLMLPPDGTVEQGLRELEGILSRAPGTKVVVASGAGDVHNMLTAVRHGAYDFLTKPVDPDVLLVVVSRALARHALEMQVERLREELTRGRPEGAMIGHSPAFMAALRMAERIAPTDLPVLITGENGTGKELMARTLHDRSTRAGAELVAVNCGALPDTLLESTLFGHSRGAFTGAARARKGLFAQADGGTLFLDEVGDMPLALQVELLRALESGEILPVGEDSPVKVDVRVVTATNKDLEQLMAAGEFREDLYWRIRGAEVHLPSLRERPSDLPLLATHFLNLAGALSTDGRPRKLSPAAEAALLEHDWPGNLRELRFEMQRATVLCGDRASIEVEDLAFRAGGNGSPRPASSTLAEKVEALERREIEAALSRLHGNRTRAAEELGLSRQGLLKKMQRFGLS from the coding sequence ATGACCCTCGATCCCCCGGCCGGCGACACCCCACCCCTCCTCCTGGTCGAGGACGACGCCGCCTACCGGCGCCTCTACCGCGACGTGCTGGCCGGCGCGGGCTTCGAGGTCATCGAGGCCGACGACCGGTCGAGCGCGCGGGCGGCCCTGGAGACCCGCAGCTTCCCGGTGGTGATCCTCGACCTGATGCTGCCGCCCGACGGAACGGTGGAGCAGGGGCTGCGCGAGCTGGAGGGCATCCTCTCCCGCGCTCCGGGCACGAAGGTGGTGGTCGCCTCCGGGGCCGGCGACGTGCACAACATGCTCACCGCCGTGCGCCACGGCGCCTACGACTTCCTCACCAAGCCGGTGGATCCCGACGTGCTGCTGGTGGTGGTCAGCCGGGCGCTGGCCCGCCACGCCCTCGAGATGCAGGTCGAGCGCCTCCGCGAGGAGCTCACCCGCGGCCGCCCCGAGGGCGCGATGATCGGCCACTCCCCCGCCTTCATGGCCGCCCTGCGGATGGCCGAGCGGATCGCGCCCACCGACCTGCCGGTGCTGATCACCGGCGAGAACGGCACGGGCAAGGAGCTGATGGCCCGCACCCTCCACGACCGCTCGACCCGCGCCGGCGCGGAGCTCGTCGCGGTGAACTGCGGCGCCCTCCCCGACACCCTCCTCGAGTCCACCCTCTTCGGTCACAGCCGCGGCGCCTTCACCGGCGCGGCCAGGGCGCGCAAGGGCCTCTTCGCCCAGGCCGACGGCGGCACCCTCTTCCTCGACGAGGTGGGCGACATGCCGCTCGCCCTGCAGGTCGAGCTGCTGCGCGCCCTGGAGAGCGGCGAGATCCTGCCGGTGGGCGAGGACTCGCCGGTGAAGGTCGACGTGCGGGTGGTGACGGCGACCAACAAGGATCTCGAGCAGCTGATGGCGGCCGGCGAGTTCCGGGAGGATCTCTACTGGCGGATCCGCGGAGCCGAGGTGCACCTGCCCTCCCTGCGCGAGCGCCCCAGCGACCTGCCGCTGCTGGCCACCCACTTCCTGAACCTGGCGGGCGCCCTCTCCACCGACGGCCGGCCCCGCAAGCTCTCGCCGGCGGCGGAGGCGGCCCTCCTCGAGCACGACTGGCCGGGCAACCTGCGCGAGCTGCGCTTCGAGATGCAGCGCGCCACCGTGCTCTGCGGCGACCGGGCGTCGATCGAGGTCGAGGACCTCGCCTTCCGCGCGGGCGGCAACGGGAGCCCCCGGCCCGCCAGCAGCACCCTCGCCGAGAAGGTCGAGGCCCTCGAGCGCCGGGAGATCGAGGCCGCCCTCTCGCGCCTCCACGGCAACCGCACCCGCGCCGCCGAGGAGCTGGGCCTCTCCCGCCAGGGCCTGCTCAAGAAGATGCAGCGCTTCGGGCTGTCGTAG